GCGCGAGGCCGGACTGCTGCTTTCCCCGCGCGACGCGGGGCTGCTGGCGCATGCCGTGGCGCTGGAGAACTGGCAGCGACTGCACCGTTTCTGCTCACGCTGCGGCGAGCGCACTGTCATCGCGGCCGCGGGCCACATCCGCCGCTGCCAGGCCTGTGGCGCCGAGCACTACCCCCGTACCGACCCTGCCGTGATCATGCTCGTCACCGACGAGGAGGACCGCGCGCTGCTGGGCCGCCAGGTGCACTGGCCCGAGGGCCGCTTCTCGACGCTCGCGGGCTTTGTGGAGCCGGGCGAGTCGATCGAGCAGTCGGTGCGCCGCGAGGTCTGGGAGGAGGCGGGCGTCACGACCGGCGAGGTCGAGTACATCGCCAGCCAGCCCTGGCCGTTCCCGTCCAGCCTGATGCTGGGCTTCATGGCGCGGGCGACCTCGTCCGAGATCAACGTGGACGGCGAGGAGATCCACGAGGCGCGCTGGTTCTCCCGGGAAGACCTGCGGGCCGCCTTCGAGTCCGGGGAGGTGCTGCCTCCCTATGGGATCTCGATTGCGGCCCGCCTCATCGAGCTCTGGTACGGCAAGCCGCTCCCGAAGCCCGGAGATGTCGCGTAGCAGCCCGGCTGCTCAGTCGCTCGGACGCTGATCTCGCTCAGACGCTGATCTTCTGCTTCACCTGGGCGAGCGAGGGGTTGGTCAGCGTCGAACCGTCCGGGAAGAGCACGGTCGGGACGGTCTGATTGCCCCCATTGGCCTTCTCGACGAAGGCCGCGGAATGCGGGTCCTGCTCGATGTTGATCTCGGTGTACGCGATGCCCTCGCGGTCCATCTGGCCCTTGAGCCGACGGCAGTAGCCGCACCAAGTGGTGCTGTACATCGTCACAGTCCCCTGCATGGTCTCTCGCTCTCCTGTGTGTCGCTTGCGTCGCTGAATCCGTAATGGCACCGCGTAGAACGTACGTGGCCTGGCCACCATTCCCGCATTGGTACGACTGCGCCCCACCCCCTGTGGACAACGGCCGCATCCACCTCGACCGACCTGGCAGCATGGCGGTGTGACAGCAGCAACGCATTCCTCTCTTTTCCCGCAGGTCCCCGAGTCGGCGGACGCGGTGCTCGACGGGCTCGACCCCGAGCAGCGCGCGGTCGCGACGGCCCTGCACGGTCCGGTGTGTGTGCTGGCAGGTGCCGGCACGGGCAAGACGCGCGCCATCACCCACCGCATCGCGTACGGCGTGCGCGCGGGAATACTCCAGCCTGCCAGTGTGCTGGCCGTCACCTTCACCAACCGTGCCGCCGGCGAGATGCGAGGGCGGCTGCGGCAGCTCGGCGCGGGAGGCGTTCAGGCGCGCACGTTCCACTCCGCCGCGCTGCGCCAGCTCCAGTACTTCTGGCCGAAGGCGGTCGGCGGCGAGCTGCCCCGGCTTCTCGAGCGCAAGGTCCAGTTGGTCGCCGAGTCGGCCGCCCGCTGCCGTATCCGGCTCGACCGCAATGAGCTGCGGGATGTCACGAGCGAGATCGAGTGGGCCAAGGTCACCCAGACCGTGCCCGCCGACTACCCGGCAGCGGTCGCCAAGTCGCACCGCGACGCCCCGCGCGACCCGGCCGAGATCAGCCAGGTCTACGGGATGTACGAGCAGCTCAAGCGCGACCGCGCGCTGATCGACTTCGAGGACGTGCTGCTGCTCACGGTCGGCATCCTCCAGGACCGGCACGACATCGCCGACCAGATCCGCAGCCAGTACCAGCACTTCGTGGTCGACGAGTACCAGGACGTCAGTCCGCTCCAGCAGCGGCTGCTCGACTTGTGGATGGGCGACCGGGACAGCCTCTGCGTCGTCGGCGACGCCAGCCAGACGATCTACTCCTTCACCGGCGCCACCCCCGACCACC
The Streptomyces lunaelactis genome window above contains:
- the nudC gene encoding NAD(+) diphosphatase, producing MSTIGNGTTHRPIGLTAHSGIDREAHHRLDEAWLAAAWSHPSTRVFVVSGGQALIDDTPDGRTELVMTPAFEAPVTETHRYFLGTDEDGVRYFALQKDALPGRIDQSARPAGLREAGLLLSPRDAGLLAHAVALENWQRLHRFCSRCGERTVIAAAGHIRRCQACGAEHYPRTDPAVIMLVTDEEDRALLGRQVHWPEGRFSTLAGFVEPGESIEQSVRREVWEEAGVTTGEVEYIASQPWPFPSSLMLGFMARATSSEINVDGEEIHEARWFSREDLRAAFESGEVLPPYGISIAARLIELWYGKPLPKPGDVA
- a CDS encoding mycoredoxin; this encodes MQGTVTMYSTTWCGYCRRLKGQMDREGIAYTEINIEQDPHSAAFVEKANGGNQTVPTVLFPDGSTLTNPSLAQVKQKISV